In Hermetia illucens chromosome 1, iHerIll2.2.curated.20191125, whole genome shotgun sequence, one genomic interval encodes:
- the LOC119653963 gene encoding mitochondrial import receptor subunit TOM70 isoform X1, with protein MTSGSTGSPSFPSWKLALLIGTPVAIGIGYYIYRKQSKALSEDTTDSTTKDKTIKSLKDKSISIDGDSTPSTSDKDLSQKEKQELEKAKLTPLALAQQYKNDGNVCFRKGKYDEAIKLYDKAISGCPPENKMDLAVFYQNRAAAYEMLKKWAQVKADCTKSLEYNPRYAKAYFRRAKAHEQTKDWLDCLDDVTATCILEVFQNNNTILYADRVLKQTGNDDAAKAMKTRVPVLPSRYFIKTYFRSFVCDPLINMKPEPRDGELRGFARAKLAWDNEDYDAVIPACTEEIESSESESEYKMEALLLRGTFHLLSGCFTGAQQDFDVIIDNEEADVELRVNALIKRASLWIQLIEKEKGLADFEEAEELSPDNADIYHQRAQIYTLLDQLDVAMQEYEKAVKLAPHHAMAFIQKCYAEYRLAFVVQDQMRLSAVMNEFKNAIEKYPDCVECYSLMAQVLSDQSQYDQADSFFEKATKMAPDNASLYVHRGIMELQWSGDIAKALRYMHKSIEIDEKCELAYETLGTIEVQRAYLDKAVELFDKAIIYAKSLPEMGHLYALRNAAIAQINVTKKLGIDMASISAAANAGIPEVNGH; from the exons ATGACTAGCGGTAGCACAGGCTCCCCGTCGTTTCCTAGTTGGAAGCTAGCTTTGCTGATTGGAACACCCGTAGCCATCGGCATAGGATACTATATCTACCGCAAGCAATCAAAGGCCTTATCTGAAGACACAACAGACTCGACAACAAAGGATAAAACCATCAAAAGTCTAAAGGATAAATCAATTTCCATTGATGGCGATTCAACACCTTCAACAAGTGACAAGGACCTGTCACAAAAAGAGAAACAAGAACTGGAAAAGGCAAAACTTACCCCTCTCGCATTAGCTCAACAATATAAAAACGACGGAAACGTTTGCTTCCGGAAGGGGAAATACGATGAAGCAATCAAACTCTATGATAAAGCAATTAGTGGATGTCCTCCTGAGAACAAAATGGACTTGGCCGTATTCTATCAAAATCGTGCGGCCGCCTatgaaatgttgaaaaaatGGGCCCAGGTTAAGGCAGATTGTACTAAATCGCTTGAATACAACCCAAGATACGCAAAGGCTTACTTTCGACGTGCCAAAGCCCATGAACAGACTAAAGACTGGTTGGATTGCCTCGATGATGTGACGGCCACTTGTATTCTCGAAGTTTTccagaataacaacaccatcttgTACGCTGATCGCGTTCTCAAACAGACAGGAAACGATGATGCTGCAAAAGCAATGAAAACACGAGTGCCTGTATTGCCTTCACGTTACTTCATCAAAACATATTTCCGATCATTTGTTTGCGATCCACTGATAAATATGAAGCCTGAACCGCGTGATGGTGAACTAAGAGGATTTGCACGGGCTAAGTTGGCATGGGATAATGAGGACTATGATGCCGTTATTCCTGCTTGTACAGAGGAAATTGAATCAAGCGAATCGGAATCAGAATATAAAATGGAGGCATTGCTTTTGCGAGGGACTTTTCATTTGTTGAGTGGATGTTTTACGGGAGCCCAACAAGATTTCGATGTAATTATTGATAATG AAGAAGCTGACGTGGAGCTTCGTGTGAATGCTCTTATAAAACGTGCCTCGTTATGGATTCAACTTATAGAGAAAGAAAAGGGTCTTGCGGATTTCGAAGAAGCAGAAGAACTTAGTCCTGATAACGCCGACATTTATCATCAGCGTGCACAAATTTACACACTCTTAGATCAGTTAGACGTTGCAATGCAGGAATATGAGAAAGCCGTCAAATTGGCACCTCATCATGCCATGGCGTTTATTCAAAAGTGCTATGCAGAATACCGTCTAGCATTCGTGGTCCAAGATCAAATGCGTTTATCAGCGGTCATGAATGAGTTCAAAAATGCTATTGAGAAATATCCAGACTGTGTTGAATGCTACAGCTTAATGGCTCAAGTGTTGAGTGACCAATCGCAATATGACCAAGCCGATTCATTCTTCGAGAAGGCAACGAAAATGGCTCCAGACAATGCCTCCCTATACGTTCACAGAGGTATCATGGAACTACAATGGAGCGGAGACATCGCCAAGGCCCTTCGCTACATGCATAAGAGCATTGAAATTGACGAAAAGTGCGAATTAGCTTATGAAACGTTGGGAACAATTGAAGTGCAACGCGCTTACTTGGATAAAGCAGTCGAGTTATTCGATAAGGCCATAATATACGCGAAAAGTTTGCCTGAAATGGGGCATTTGTATGCCTTGAGAAACGCAGCCATTGCACAAATAAATGTAACGAAAAAACTGGGAATTGACATGGCATCGATATCAGCAGCAGCAAAtgccggaataccggaagtcaATGGCCATTGA
- the LOC119653963 gene encoding mitochondrial import receptor subunit TOM70 isoform X2: MTSGSTGSPSFPSWKLALLIGTPVAIGIGYYIYRKQSKALSEDTTDSTTKDKTIKSLKDKSISIDGDSTPSTSDKDLSQKEKQELEKAKLTPLALAQQYKNDGNVCFRKGKYDEAIKLYDKAISGCPPENKMDLAVFYQNRAAAYEMLKKWAQVKADCTKSLEYNPRYAKAYFRRAKAHEQTKDWLDCLDDVTATCILEVFQNNNTILYADRVLKQTGNDDAAKAMKTRVPVLPSRYFIKTYFRSFVCDPLINMKPEPRDGELRGFARAKLAWDNEDYDAVIPACTEEIESSESESEYKMEALLLRGTFHLLSGCFTGAQQDFDVIIDNEADVELRVNALIKRASLWIQLIEKEKGLADFEEAEELSPDNADIYHQRAQIYTLLDQLDVAMQEYEKAVKLAPHHAMAFIQKCYAEYRLAFVVQDQMRLSAVMNEFKNAIEKYPDCVECYSLMAQVLSDQSQYDQADSFFEKATKMAPDNASLYVHRGIMELQWSGDIAKALRYMHKSIEIDEKCELAYETLGTIEVQRAYLDKAVELFDKAIIYAKSLPEMGHLYALRNAAIAQINVTKKLGIDMASISAAANAGIPEVNGH, encoded by the exons ATGACTAGCGGTAGCACAGGCTCCCCGTCGTTTCCTAGTTGGAAGCTAGCTTTGCTGATTGGAACACCCGTAGCCATCGGCATAGGATACTATATCTACCGCAAGCAATCAAAGGCCTTATCTGAAGACACAACAGACTCGACAACAAAGGATAAAACCATCAAAAGTCTAAAGGATAAATCAATTTCCATTGATGGCGATTCAACACCTTCAACAAGTGACAAGGACCTGTCACAAAAAGAGAAACAAGAACTGGAAAAGGCAAAACTTACCCCTCTCGCATTAGCTCAACAATATAAAAACGACGGAAACGTTTGCTTCCGGAAGGGGAAATACGATGAAGCAATCAAACTCTATGATAAAGCAATTAGTGGATGTCCTCCTGAGAACAAAATGGACTTGGCCGTATTCTATCAAAATCGTGCGGCCGCCTatgaaatgttgaaaaaatGGGCCCAGGTTAAGGCAGATTGTACTAAATCGCTTGAATACAACCCAAGATACGCAAAGGCTTACTTTCGACGTGCCAAAGCCCATGAACAGACTAAAGACTGGTTGGATTGCCTCGATGATGTGACGGCCACTTGTATTCTCGAAGTTTTccagaataacaacaccatcttgTACGCTGATCGCGTTCTCAAACAGACAGGAAACGATGATGCTGCAAAAGCAATGAAAACACGAGTGCCTGTATTGCCTTCACGTTACTTCATCAAAACATATTTCCGATCATTTGTTTGCGATCCACTGATAAATATGAAGCCTGAACCGCGTGATGGTGAACTAAGAGGATTTGCACGGGCTAAGTTGGCATGGGATAATGAGGACTATGATGCCGTTATTCCTGCTTGTACAGAGGAAATTGAATCAAGCGAATCGGAATCAGAATATAAAATGGAGGCATTGCTTTTGCGAGGGACTTTTCATTTGTTGAGTGGATGTTTTACGGGAGCCCAACAAGATTTCGATGTAATTATTGATAATG AAGCTGACGTGGAGCTTCGTGTGAATGCTCTTATAAAACGTGCCTCGTTATGGATTCAACTTATAGAGAAAGAAAAGGGTCTTGCGGATTTCGAAGAAGCAGAAGAACTTAGTCCTGATAACGCCGACATTTATCATCAGCGTGCACAAATTTACACACTCTTAGATCAGTTAGACGTTGCAATGCAGGAATATGAGAAAGCCGTCAAATTGGCACCTCATCATGCCATGGCGTTTATTCAAAAGTGCTATGCAGAATACCGTCTAGCATTCGTGGTCCAAGATCAAATGCGTTTATCAGCGGTCATGAATGAGTTCAAAAATGCTATTGAGAAATATCCAGACTGTGTTGAATGCTACAGCTTAATGGCTCAAGTGTTGAGTGACCAATCGCAATATGACCAAGCCGATTCATTCTTCGAGAAGGCAACGAAAATGGCTCCAGACAATGCCTCCCTATACGTTCACAGAGGTATCATGGAACTACAATGGAGCGGAGACATCGCCAAGGCCCTTCGCTACATGCATAAGAGCATTGAAATTGACGAAAAGTGCGAATTAGCTTATGAAACGTTGGGAACAATTGAAGTGCAACGCGCTTACTTGGATAAAGCAGTCGAGTTATTCGATAAGGCCATAATATACGCGAAAAGTTTGCCTGAAATGGGGCATTTGTATGCCTTGAGAAACGCAGCCATTGCACAAATAAATGTAACGAAAAAACTGGGAATTGACATGGCATCGATATCAGCAGCAGCAAAtgccggaataccggaagtcaATGGCCATTGA